The Brachypodium distachyon strain Bd21 chromosome 4, Brachypodium_distachyon_v3.0, whole genome shotgun sequence nucleotide sequence ATGCTGGAGAATACCAAAAGCCGCCAATGTCTATATAGGAAGGACGAGAACGACTATAGTACACCGTTATTCCGTCTTCGCCGTCAGGACGTCGGCGCCAGCGATACATAACCATAATTTGTTTTAGCAAATAAAATGCTACCCATTGATCTTCTACCAGTAACACTTTTTGCTTAAAATTATTTGACAGATAAATAACTGGAAAAAAGGACACTGCACGTGGCACCGGTCCGAGGTGGACGCGGGGCCCAGCACTAAAAGCTGTGAACTAGGACGGCTCTTCCAGAAATTTACAgtccccttcccttcccttcccccaTTGTCAGACCCAGCTCCACCTCCCCaagctctcctcctctctcagATCCGCCCGCGGAGAGGAccgatgccgccgcctcccccgccgccgccggcgacgaacgGGGCCAAGCTGACCCCTAACCTGGCCATGGACGCCGAGGGCACCCGCCTGCTCAACCTCACCGTGCTGCAGCGCCTCGACCCCGCCGTCGAGGACATCCTCATCACCGCCGCCCACGTCACCCTCTACGACTTCAACATCGACCTCAACCAGTGGGTCAGTTCACTCAGCCCATCCCCCTCCtactcctctctctcccccttccCAGTGATTCGCCGGAACCCCGATCCGATCCGATCcggtttgttttgttttgttgtgttGGGCAGAGCCGCAAGGACGTGGAAGGGTCGCTGTTCGTCGTGAAGAGGTGAGCGAGGGGCTGATATGGTCCGGGGTTTGTTTAGTTTTCGCTCTCGGGTCAGGCTGCGGCTGGGATCTGGACATCTGATTGGTttctgctgttgttgttgctgtagGAACACGCAGCCGAGGTTCCAGTTCATCGTCATGAACAGGCGGAACACGGGTACGCCAATCTCTGATCTGTGGCCTCATCCGCGTACTCTAGGCATTTGATCGGAGAGCTGAAAAAATTACGATTtgcaagaagaaggaaaaactgTTCCTTTCCAGAAACATTTATCCTAGGGTACTGTAGTAGTATTCCTGCAGCTGCAGTGTGAGCTACTCACAAGCTTACCAGCAGATCGTGTGATGCTGACTTGCTGGGCATTCCATCTCGTCATGCACATAGCTCTGCAATCCTAACTACTGATTGGCCTCTGAAACAGTCCTACTGCCTTAAATTCATCTAGATCGGAACTAGTTGTGATAAACTGTGCTTAAGGAAcagttttaaaaaattatgGTTTCGTTGTCTGTGAACAATGCCAAGCTCTGTCCAGCTGAACCATGTTGAAGTACTATTATGGCATCAGAGCTTATCAGCCTATCATAGAGTACAAGGAATTTTGCGATAGCTCCGTAGACATCTGGCAGTAAGCAGAACACCAATTTTGGACTGCTAGTAATATAGACTATTAATGGAGTGATCTCGGGGAGCCTTGGCGCAGCGGTACAGCTGTTGCCTTGTGACCATGAGGTCACGGGTTCGAGTCCTGGAAACAGCCTCTTGCAGAAATGCAGGGAAAGGCTGCGTACAAAAGACCCAAAGTGGTCGGACCCTTCCCCGGACCCTGCGCAAGCGGGAGCTACATGCACCGGGCTGCCCTTTTAGTAATATAGACTATCCAGATATTAATGGAGTGATCTCTTTTGTATGCTTAGACTTGTATAGAAGCTGGTGTTAAATCTTGCAAAATTCCAGCTTTTCACGTGGGAGAAGGTGGATACAACGTAAAACTTCTACGAGTAGCAgatcatttgaaatttccCATAATGTTCTTtagttacaacttacaactGGATAGAATTTGTTCACTGTATCTAACTTAGTAGTTGTTACTTATAATAGGATAGAATTTGTTCACTGTATAACTTTTATAAGTTAGTTAGGATTAACTGCCAGTAATTTATTTTGTCAGTAGATGAGGATGAATTCTGAACTGTTTATTGGTTCATGGAAAGTTTAATTGTTTTTTCCTGTCAGATAATCTGGTGGAGGATTTATTAAGTGATTTTGAATACGAACTCCAACCTCCGTATTTGCTGTACCGGAATGCTGCACAAGAAGTAAATGGTATTTGGTTTTATAATCAACATGACTGCGATGCCGTTGCAAATCTTTTTGGAAGGTAAGAACTTTCATGTATCATGTTCTCATGTTAATCATACACACGCTGCTGATTGCTGAAGCATTTCTTGAGTTTAGTTTTCATAAACTATTTGGCCTATCCTGCTTATGTAAATTGTGCACATGGAATAGAATAAGCAAAGGCAGGTTAACAAATGGTAACAGTGTTACAATTGTGTGGCTGGATCACCTTCTGTAGAGGGTTTTGTGATGGGgaatttttgtaatttatcTGGAGCACTGTAAAGGCCATTagatttatgtttgtttgtgtatTACATTCACAAATTTGGAAATTAGTGATTACAGTAGATAATTCtgatgtaatattttgacaggAAATAATACATGATATAGGTATACCTGTGGTTTCCTTCTTTCATTAGGCAATCAGAAGTGGCTATACTGTTAATCCCGCTCGTAAACAAACTTTAAACTTTTCTCCCTGGTAACCACAGTAACATCCCCTCCCCACCATCATGCGAACACTTAACGCCAGTGAAACTCTCCAACAGTATTATGCTCTTCTTTCAGTCAAGTAGGGTGTTGTAATTTAACTGAATACCCTATTTGACTGAATGTTGTTGATAAGGTGTTACATGCTACCTGGCCTGGTGGCATGATTGTTGTACTATAACCCAAAAAGGAGAACCTTAGCCAAAAGTCAATTGCCTTCGTTTTATAGTTCCATTATTCAGGTATACTTCTGCAGTATGCGGTCATGATTAATATTGCTATAGCATGGACTTTCCTGTGTACAAGGACTATTCATCttgtttattactccctccgatccataataagtgtccagggtttagtacaaattttgtacaaCTTCTTACTAAATCcctgacacttattatggatcggagggagtaactatcATTCTTTGGCTTACTCGGGTAAAATCCTTGATGAAAAATTCTGGACATGTTGTCTCAAGTTGTGTTGTGTCCATTTTCCTTTGCAGGATACTGAATGCTTATGCCAGAGTGCCCCCAAAAGCAAAAGTTCCTCCCACGAAAAGGTTCTTTCTCTTGACtatttaatttaaaatatATTGCATTTACTCTTTCTGAGTTACTCTAATGTGCCATAGTGAGTTTGAGGAATTGGAGGCTGTTCCTACATCTGCTGCTATAGATGGGCCCCTTGAACCTCCACCAGCATCCAATCTTATTTCTGATACTCCTGATGAATCTCTTGCCAATTACTTTGGTGTATGTTCCCTTTCcaatttcttttatttgcttTTAAAATATTTCCTTGTTTGACACTGCTTAGCAAATAATACATACTATTTGCAATATTTTGCACTGTTAACCCTCATCTATCTTGATCTGAACTCAATCTTCAGCGCCAAACACTTATCATTTTCTTCATTTCTATAAATCACAGGGCGCTGCTAGTATTGGAAGTGTGTCAAGTGCACCAATGGTTGGAAGAGGGTACCCACCCTCCGATAGCGTTGGATCTTCCCATGTGCCGATGATTATTTCATCTGCTGCCCCGACACATCAAATACCACTCCCTTTAGAGGCTTCATCAGCTCCGCCACTACCTCTCCAGGACAATAATGCCCACGCCAGCCACTCAACAAATCTTGTAACACCGGCATTCTTTGCGCCCCCATCGTCCTCTGCTGCATCCCTAGCGCCTCTGGCTTCATCAATGCTGCCCACAGCACCGCCACTTCATCCAACTCTGTCATCGGCTCAACATTCTCAGTATGGACACGGCACCCCTCTACTCCAACCTTTTCCaccacccgcgccgcctccttccttCGCCCCTGCACACAATAACGAGGGGCCTGTTATCTCGCGGGATAAAGTCAAGGACGCCCTCCTTAGGCTTGTTCAGGTACATCACGGAATTATCACAAACGTTTTTACAAATGTCCTTATACATGCGGTTCTAACTATTTCTTGTGTCATGTTCCCGAAGCAGAGCGACCAGTTCATCGATTTAGTTTACCGGGAGTTGCAGAATGCACATATGTAGTAGGCTGTTCCTTCCCTCCTAGGGTTGTTTGTATTTGCTGTTGGCTGAGTGTTCgtgttgtttcttttctttgtgaGTTCTTGTATGCTGGTCCtgggaagaaaaaggaaacttcTGTATAGCTTTCTGTTGGATGTGTGTTGGTGTAGATTCCTTTATAGCAACAACAACGGCCGGTAGTAATTTATGGTCTTCCTTGTTTCCAAATCACTCTATTGTCAGTGGGACGGTGTCATATTACATTTGTGTaattgaaggaaaaaaagagagcaggACTTGTAAGAACAGCACTATGCCCGTCGTTCTCTTCTGCGATTTACCTAGCGATTGATGATCTTTTACTGTTATCTTATTGCACAAAAATCTCGTTCCTGATTTCTTCCAGACTCGAAAAGAAATTGTCCACACTGAATTGTACACCGAGCAATAACTTTGTAAATAAATGCGGAGTACAAGATTAAAAGAGTCGCCGTCAAGATGTACAGTATTTTCTCAAGTTGCTTTCACAAATGACCAAGCTAAAAAAGATTCTGTACGTATTAACTTCTGACAGAGGTatatcttcttcctcttcttgtcAAGTTTCACTTTCCGGAATTAATTagcaaaagagagaaaaaaaaaaccatataTTCACACGGTGGCAGCGACCTCTATAACAACTAACGCGGCtacagtagtactagtacacTATTCACAATcccctccggcgccggtggcctcCTCAGCGGAGGGTGAGCATGAGGATGAAGCCGAGGaatgcggcggcgccgacgccggagcAGCAGAGGTCGACGAGCCCTTCCCTCCTCGCCTTCCACTCCTTCCTCGCGCTCTTCCCCTTAACAAACTCCCCGTACCTCCTcttcgcctcctccaccgccgccccaACCCCAACCCCTCCGCCGCGACACCTCggggccgccatggccgccgccacgagcTCCACCGCGTCGCGCCCgctgacgccgccgccgtcgccgtcctccgCGCTCAGGCTCACCTCCCTCACGTGCCCGAACCTGTCGTCgcacgccaccgccgcctccaccgcacaCATCGAATCCCCTTCTCCGCCGGAGGTGACGAAGACGAGGGTGAAGCGGGCGACGGTCTCGCCGGTGAGCCAGCTGcggtcgacggcgacgggctTGCGGCTGGAGGCGTTGACGGCGCGGCCGGTGGCCGGGTCGAGGAGGACCCAGGTGAGGGAGAGCTCGGCGGGGGATATGGGATTTGGGGCAGTGAAGCCTTCCTGCTGTAGCGCGTCGATCCGGAACGGGGAGCCCAGGAACCACGACGACGTCGCGTCCGTCTCCACCACCCGCGACATGATTAGCTTCCCCCCGTGCCACAGGTCCACGGCGGAGACCAGCCGCCGCGggatggccatggcggccgccggcgccgccggagccggagaaggagaagatgagGGGAAGGGGAACGCGTCCGCGAAGAGGGCCCGGTGCTGGGACTGGGATCggcaggaggagaagggggcggcggcggaggaggggaaggcggcgaggcAAAGGTCGCGCCAGGCGAgcgggtcggcggcgagggagcggAAGGCGGAGCTGGCGCAGCCGAGTGCCGCCAGGGACGCGCCGTCGAGCCGGCGGAGCACCAGCGCCAGCACGTCGCCCGGGAGGTCCTCCAGCGCCGTCtcttccgccgcctccccgccgcACGCCGGAGAATTGTCCctatccgccgccgccgccaccatgaaCATCTTCTCGTCCGCCTCGAATTGCGAGCTCGGAAGTACTGCCGCCATGGCCAGAGTGTCGATCGAGCTTTTCACCGGTGCAGTTTCTCTTGTCTTGTCTTCGTCTTCGTGTTGGTGTTGTAGCTGGGGGCTTGAgttgtggctgctgctgctgctgcgggaTATGAATGGGTCGTTATGTAAACTTTGTTTATATATATACGCAGTGTGGGAGGGTGAGTGATCACGGTCCGAAAGCGAGAGGTCCAATCAAACGAAACGAAAATTCCTCTCCTCAAATCAGAGTCTCTCCTCTCGACCCGCTTAATTGCGTCgcccaaaagcaaagttgccCGGTTATTATATAAATTATTACTTCAAACAACCCAAACAAACAGCAAATgaataaacaaacaaacgaACGAATGGATAAACAGGCAAGTAAATTATAATTTCCGGGGTTGTCTCACTGACAGGGTGGGCCCGTGGCGTGCCGTCTCCAGTGAACGGACGTGTCAGCGAAGGCAGTATTGAATGTGAATAAGTTAATGGAAACAGGGTCAAGGTGTTTCTAGAGGTCTGGCCGTCCGGGTGATGATGCCGGATGGAGTTGACACGTCGTGTACTATTAGTACAAACGGCACATATTTAATTATAAGGAGAAAATCAAAGCGAAGCAGCATAAGAAGACCGGACCAGGAGAGGAGACCGGAGACCTGCAATGCACGGCGGCTTGTGCTGGGCGTTTGCCTTGTGCAGTTTGCACAATCTTTTCAATTTGGGTCGTCGCTCCTATAGCTCACGCGTCTAGTCCGTAGCAGCTACTGCATGCACGCGCTGAACCGGATCGGGGAAGCGGCCGGGCCGGACGAATTCACTGTTGGCATGCAGCTGAGAGGACGTCCTAAAATCCCTCGAGTACAGTAAAACGTGTGCTTCATTTCCCCTCGTGTCGTGCGTGCAACCACGAGCTGGCAACGAATTTAACGAGTCcattgcagtttttttttggttctTCTAGATAAAAAATGCTTCTAGATAAAAAATGTAGGACTCAGATAAAATTTGAAACCTCGATGGTCAGATCTTAATCCGACGATATAGCACCGAGTGAGGATGATCAGATCAGATCTTAATTCAATGGTTCGGATACAACAAAAAAGATTTAAGACTTTTTTTCGCATAAAAATCAGACGGCCGAGAAATATCAACTCCCTGTTTTTAAACTCTGAATAGCATTTGACCGTAAAATTAAAGGCCGGAAAAGCTCTTAATTGCATTTGCACACTGTGTGCTCGTCAGAGTCCATGGATAAGGAAAGAACCCATGCATGAATTATCTCACTCACTGCATCGCATGCAGCTAACAGCAGCAGGGCAGCAGCATGTACACATCTTCGCACACTGCTAAAAAATTGATTAAGCCGACATGATCGCTCGAGCCCTGCTGCATaattacatgcatgcagaacGGACGATTAATCACCTATCAAAAACGTACGATTAATTAAATTTGACCCTGTGTCACTTTCAGAATGAACAATCGCTTCCATCAAGAGCACGTTCACATGAATCCCACGTACGCCCAGGTTCGTTTTCCTTGACACAGTTTTAATCGGGACACATCGTCCTTATAAATTACAGGAGCAATAATTGTACAGCAGGAACCAGCACCAAAATGTGGTAGGAATCGTGCAATAGAATCCAGAGTAGCAGAGGAGGAGGTACGAAatgtgaagtactccctccgtgctGAAATTCTTGTCGCAGACACTTCACATATAACATTTTATAAAAATGTCCTccaaattaaaataattacaACCCAGAAATGGGGCTGCTCCTCGACTCCTcgtcctgccgccgccgcttctctTCGTCCCCTTCTCTCGTCGAGCCACCGCCACCGGATCTAGACTCGTCGCCACCGGATCCGTGGTCGCCCCCACTAGATCCggtctcctgctcctcctcgggcTGTCACCAGGTAGCCAATGGATCCTCGCGAAGAAACCCTAAATCGCCGCCACTGCTCAGCCTCCTCCCTTCGGGCTTCGTGACGACGGCGACCGGATCCGGCCTCGTAGCCAACGGATCCGGCAAGATTCAA carries:
- the LOC100826078 gene encoding mRNA-decapping enzyme-like protein; the protein is MPPPPPPPPATNGAKLTPNLAMDAEGTRLLNLTVLQRLDPAVEDILITAAHVTLYDFNIDLNQWSRKDVEGSLFVVKRNTQPRFQFIVMNRRNTDNLVEDLLSDFEYELQPPYLLYRNAAQEVNGIWFYNQHDCDAVANLFGRILNAYARVPPKAKVPPTKSEFEELEAVPTSAAIDGPLEPPPASNLISDTPDESLANYFGGAASIGSVSSAPMVGRGYPPSDSVGSSHVPMIISSAAPTHQIPLPLEASSAPPLPLQDNNAHASHSTNLVTPAFFAPPSSSAASLAPLASSMLPTAPPLHPTLSSAQHSQYGHGTPLLQPFPPPAPPPSFAPAHNNEGPVISRDKVKDALLRLVQSDQFIDLVYRELQNAHM
- the LOC100840762 gene encoding probable F-box protein At2g36090 — encoded protein: MAAVLPSSQFEADEKMFMVAAAADRDNSPACGGEAAEETALEDLPGDVLALVLRRLDGASLAALGCASSAFRSLAADPLAWRDLCLAAFPSSAAAPFSSCRSQSQHRALFADAFPFPSSSPSPAPAAPAAAMAIPRRLVSAVDLWHGGKLIMSRVVETDATSSWFLGSPFRIDALQQEGFTAPNPISPAELSLTWVLLDPATGRAVNASSRKPVAVDRSWLTGETVARFTLVFVTSGGEGDSMCAVEAAVACDDRFGHVREVSLSAEDGDGGGVSGRDAVELVAAAMAAPRCRGGGVGVGAAVEEAKRRYGEFVKGKSARKEWKARREGLVDLCCSGVGAAAFLGFILMLTLR